In Quercus robur chromosome 11, dhQueRobu3.1, whole genome shotgun sequence, the sequence ATCCCAGACATACATGATAAATTCATAATTGTCCTGTTGAAACTggtaataataaaagaaaaaaagaggggaaaaatcgCCACATAATGGGTCCCCCAATTGGTTTCAAGGAAAGTTGGCCATTCATATATTTCTACAATAGCAGATTTTAGATCCACAAGTATTCGTTCAGCTTTCTTCATAATTCTCTAATAGGCTTCTTGTGCTCAAGATCCTGTCGTTAGAATTTTAGTAATTACTCAGTTGGGATACTTAAAATTAAACCCTAACAGTCATATGTGACACAACAGATATATTCAAGTCAGATTTCCAGGAGTGTGAGAAAACAAGATGCACTGAGTAGAACTAAATAGCAGTAAATGCAGCTAtcatatcataaaaaattatccaaTTCATGCACTAGTTTCCGTCCAAGGTTGCAATTGACTCCTTGAGAAGTTTCCGAGCTTCTTCTCTTCTCCTGAACAAGCAATTAAACAAACAGTAAGGTCAATTTAATAAGCATTTTTATCATAGTGACTACATGTTCACTGCCCTAGGACATTACAGCTTCATTACATATAATGCAAATGTTGAGAAGAAACTTATAATGCTTAAGATGAAGGTTCCTACCTTATGGTATAGGAAAACAACAAGAGGCATATATTGCCAATCAACTTTGTTTATTCTAACAATTTCAAGaagaataaattcaaattcCCTCCTTGGAAGTTTATGGCTACACACCCAAATGGGTCTTAAACCTACAACCTCACCCTCTACCATGTTCTTACAAGGGGAGGAGGTACCATCTGAGATAGAACCAAGTGTGTCACTCAGACCCTAAAGTCAGCATGCAATGTCAGCTGTAATTCATAGATAATTGGCCTATATATCATAAGCTGCCTTTTAAGGCAAAGAAAGACAACGCTATCAGTAAACGCCATGCTGAGGGCAAGGACAAGCTgatttcaaaaatcaattttcttgtGCTTATAGAGTTCCACATACAACATTAATGATATTTCCTAGCACAATTACAACACTGCACCAGCCTACAAGAACAGCTTTTATTaagatgagaggaaaaaaacaaaaacacatcaACATCATTATTCCTCCATCTCATGCCAACACATAAATTGTAATTGAGTTGAACCAAGTCCAGGAATGAACTACTAGAGGTTGGCATGAAAAGCAGTCGTAGAGCACCTTTTGGAATGTCCTAACGTTCATGGTCAACTTACGTAATTCCTTTAAGGGCTCCTGCTTCTCTGTCTGTTGGTCTAGATTTCCTCTAACCCCACGATCTCCACCATGACCAACCATAGGTTAAAGTTGTAACCTTTAATTCAGATATAAATATTACGGCTTAGATCTAGGATgcttgctctaataccactgGATACGGTGAGAAATTAGTTCTAGGGTAGAAGGGTTTAAGAAAACTTAGTTCAAGGGTAGAAGAagggttatttaaaaaaataaaataaaaccaataataaacaagattaaatcaaagaagaagataataggAATGAAGTTGGAACAATCAAATATCGATTGCTAGGATATAAAACAGCTCAAGAAATattcaaatctaaaattttataaaatatataagaaaagacTGCCTACAATGACTCAAATGAGGTGatatttataatagactttaGTAACCCTAGAGTCCTATCCATTCAACTTGCATATAACAATCAAATCCTAAGCATTTAACTTCATTTAAAGGTCACATTCTATTCACAAAAGCTTTAAAAATACTATagacataataataacaaagcaTAACTTAAGAGAAATAAATGACTGGTCCTGAGATAGCAAATGGATTGAAAAACAGAGTAATGGGCCTTTGGGCTTAAATTTTCCGACATCACTCTCCCTGGTTCAACAGACACACAAAggattattattaatttatttctatttttaaatatcTAAATGCTATTAATTCAGCATGTAAAATGAAGTCATCCATCCAACAATCTTAAAAGGGACAAAATGCAAAAGCAATTTTCTCACTTAAAAGCTCAATTGTAATtatcactctctcacacacacaataacaatCAAAggattaaatttctttttttattttggaactAAAAGCTATACATTCAGCAGGTAAAATTACAACACCCTTCCAATGATCTTAcaagaaatcaagtacaaaagaaatttctcatataaaatgctcaaaaggaagacaaacttttttttataagttcaaAAGGAAGACAAAATTACACACACTTTCTAAGGTCATACCTCTTTATATCCTCCACAGCTTGTTTACGGCGTTGTATTTGGAGTTCTAGAATGTGAATTAACGTTGCTCGAGCCTATAAGGAAAAGGACAATATATGATGAAGTAGATTCTTGAAAACCATCCAAAAGAAATGATCACAAATAATCTAGAATGATTTTACCTGATGGGGACGCAATGAATTGAGAAGGTGGTGTAAGTTTTTAAATATTAGGGATATTTCCTCCACTCTCCTTGCATACTGCGATGGTCTCTCAACAAGAACATCAGCGAGCTCCAAAATATGCAGCTGCAACTCTCTATTAAGGGACCTCAGTTCCTTCTTAAAATCTACACAAATAATAACAGAcagcatttttaaaaaatctggTAGCAAAAAATTCTTGGGGGGAAAACAGAAGAAGATAAAAGCATTCAGAGTACAGTAGCACTTAACCACAAAAGAAGAGAGGGGGACCAGGGGGTAGGTTACATAGTGCACTACCAACTGTTTATTTTACCTACCAATTGTATCATAATTTGATGAAATACGTGGGCAAACAGATaatcagctctctctctctgtgtgggATGTAGGGCATTTCACATGGCAATGGGGTCATGGCCGAGTATTCCATGTGCAGATTTACTTGTACTTTCTTTTAAATGTGTTAATAATTATGGACATGTAGATAATTATTGGTAGTTGTAAGTGCCAGCATAGTTTGTTCTGGAGTTGTTAGCATAACCAACTCCTTAGTGTATAAATAGCCTAGTCATTGTAATCTAACTTTATGATAGTATGAGAATTTTCCTTTCAAATCAGAATTGAGATCTGAGACTAACAATACGGAAACCAATTACTTTGAATAATTTCCTTCATCTTTGCAGAAGTTTCAAAAGGCTGCAATGGTAGACAATGTGCTAGAGAGATTAACAATCAGAAAACCCATAAGATCTTATGTGTATGGAAATATCCagattaagaaaagaaaaaaaatcattcatcaCTAGTGTCCAAACTAGTTTAAAAAACAGGAGGGAAAGAGCCCCCTCCTAATGGTGCTTTCTACACTTTTTATCAGTAATctgaaaaataatgaattacTCAACATTCAAGAAGcaaggaagagagaagaggaaaaaattAATTCTACTAGTAACCTGACCAATTTATTTGggaataaaaaaggaaaaaaactcTTATTATCAAAGAAAGGAGAACTTCATAAATGATCAAGTAGTTGACTAAGTAGTAGTTGCAAAAGATTTAGTAAATGCCACAGAATCGTACCGATATTTGGTCCCTTTGGGTATAGCTGGCGCACTCCTTGTTCTTCCAAGGTTGGAAGCACATCATCGGTCTATACAAAATATTGGAAAATTTATCATGGAAAAATAGAATAATGATAGAAGACTAATAATTCAATCATAATATAAGCTTGATGATTTCATCAAATCCAAGCTTTGGACTTAAGACCTACAAACTAAAGATATTAAAACCACCTTCCCTGTTTACACATTTTCAGGAAATCCCCTTCACTTTCTATTGTTACTTGTGAACAAACAGGTGATACATTcttcaaattattaaatacaaaCAATAGTTCAGCACAATTAGCTTTCACATAAAAACTCTGACTAAACATTACACCTAAAAATCGAAACTAGGATATTCACATGTATTTTgcaagagagaataaaaaaaaaaaaaaaaaaaagggaattctCACAGTATAGTTGCTTCCAAAACAAACATAAGTCCCTTCAATAGGAGGGGGAGGCTCAGGAGCTGACTTTGGATTTTGTAAGTAATCTTTGTATAGTCTGTAATACGGTGGTGGTGGCGGGTACGTAGCTGTTGCCATTAGAAGCTCTTCCTAACCAAACCCTGAACATCAAACAAGTTCATGACAAATATAAATTCAACTGTAAAAGAtttccacaaaaaaaagaaaaaagaaaaaagttaaacCAGCATGAATTTTTGAATTAAAGGTTTTCCAATGCAACAACTCatttcctccatttttttttctaaaaaatcagATAGCAGGAAAATCCAACAACTAAACCTTAGTCCCAatctttttttgggttgaacatggtaccttaatagattatttaTGGTCGGCCACACGTATTCTTGTTTGCCGTTCTATTCTATCCGAAGTTATAATCTTTGTTACatccttaattgacatgtttACTTATGTTATTTTTGGACTACATGTACCAAATCCAACAACCCCTAAAAGAAAGGGTTAACTCCAAAACTTAACACATACCATGAACTaagcaaaaataaagaaacccaATTCATATAATCCAATGCAAAACCAAAATGAATAcacgaaacccaaaaaaagaaaaaaagaaaaaaaaaagaacttacaACTCCAAAAATCAAAGAGCTAATTTTGATATGCTTAACAAAGTCTTGTAAATAACCCACAAATAACAAGACCCTAAGCTTATAGACTATACAACACTGTAAGATCACAGTTGCATTGAATTTGAATCAGAGAAAAATTATTGTagaaaaaagagatatataagtaaagaaaacgaatctgaaaattgaaaagcgtagagaaatagagagattgAAACTCAAAAGACAGGGACACGAAAATGAGAGAGAGCCAGGAAGTACCTGTTAGAGTATCGAAAAGTTGTGTAGTTGAATTCTTCTTCGCTGCTCTAGTTGCTCTGTTTCCCCCTGATTTCAAAtccccaaatccaaatctatttctttatttatttgttggccCAAACggggatttggatttggaaatcCATGTTTCCAAACGGGCTTTTTTATattaatctcaaaaaaaaaaaaaaaagtttaacaaGTGATTGCTATTggttaataaagttttaaaagtGAAGTTtcttaacaacaaaaaaaaataaaaaataaaaaatgaatgttaTTGACACTTCTATCAACCCttcgttattattattattatttttatctatatttAAGTcatatgatgatttttttttttattaaaaacttgCACATggtggttaaaaaaaaaaaaactttttaagttGGGTCTCAAAAAAGTCTCAAAAAGTTTACAACACTGTAAGTGTCGGTTTGAAAATCCTATAGTTTTTGATAGCCTATTTGTAtaatgtttatcaaaaaaatactaatatttagtagttttcacttttttttttttttttttttttttttttatttatgttacaTGTGACAAAAAGctactaattttattattattttatttttaaaaggtgagcaaaaaagaaaaatgctaaaagctaaaaaaaattttgccaaacaaaaacatagtgCAAGTAttactctcaatttttttttttttttttttttttttttttttttttttttttttttaagttgagcCTTGGCATGATGATAATTATCTTTTAGGAGTGTGCAGGCAACCTACTGATCTGTTAAAATCAACCTGATCTAACTCAACCTACTGGGTTGGATTGAATTTTAGGAGTTAGTGGATCGGGTTGGATCGTCAAAGCTGTGAAGTGTAAATTGGACCAACTCTAATAAGAGGAAAAATATACCCACAAATTGTGAGAAAGGAGAAGCACATATAGCCAATGCATCGTATACGTTCTCCCAATATAAGAATTCCATTTTGGGCTAGCAAGGTGgcaatttggtaaaaaaaaggTGTCGTTTATTCGTTTTTTTTATTcgaaaataactataaaagccaaactattttattagttagctaagattttgaaactattttggtAGCTAACAAATCGAGTGCAGAGAACTAGATTTTGCTCTGAGAAATTGcacttggaagttggaacttGAGTGTGAgacactcgatttccatgtgCAATTTCCTATAGCAAAATCGAGTTCTTTGCACTCGATTTGTTAGCTAccaaaatagttttaaaaccttggttaattaataaaggcgtaaatgcacttttagtccctatattttgacgtttttccattttagtccctacattttaatttttccacttttagtccctgaTTCAAATTAACGcgttctattttggtcctttccgTTAAGCCACCAACGGAAATTGCTTAGGTGGCAAACTAATACTAACGtgatcaattaaaaaataataaaaaaatttaattagcatttaaaaaatgccatgtcagctttttaataaaacaa encodes:
- the LOC126706317 gene encoding mediator of RNA polymerase II transcription subunit 7a, translated to MATATYPPPPPYYRLYKDYLQNPKSAPEPPPPIEGTYVCFGSNYTTDDVLPTLEEQGVRQLYPKGPNIDFKKELRSLNRELQLHILELADVLVERPSQYARRVEEISLIFKNLHHLLNSLRPHQARATLIHILELQIQRRKQAVEDIKRRREEARKLLKESIATLDGN